Proteins encoded in a region of the Perca fluviatilis chromosome 8, GENO_Pfluv_1.0, whole genome shotgun sequence genome:
- the endouc gene encoding poly(U)-specific endoribonuclease-C, with the protein MAARFCGVLALLTVFLSGLNASRPAVNQELSNIFNELWRLDVNRMTPVTDYTISVQGRAGFVNQGSNVVQDHASQPLFSNVNENKLKNITTVSRFMKLLDNYERSIGMSERVTTEELTETSLFLDAVLETDVMKRAHKYLVSKGQSSSNLGLFKSQLHLIWFKLYHRQRNTGLDSSGFEHVFVGETKSGTEIIGFHNWIQFYLQEKSTHLDYKGYKARERDIPDQDDHVLNLQFSWHGTVKPVGSAFIGTSPEFEMALFTIVFLMNTERSTTVLVNIDQCQMELVVIRHGRSLGNPYPKLLSSNNRHVRQYSH; encoded by the exons ATGGCTGCaag GTTCTGTGGAGTCCTTGCCCTTCTTACTGTGTTCCTCAGTGGACTGAATGCATCAAG GCCAGCTGTAAATCAGGAACTATCCAATATTTTCAATGAGCTGTGGAGGTTGGACGTGAATCGCATGACGCCTGTGACAGACTACACAATCTCTGTTCAG GGTAGAGCCGGTTTTGTAAACCAGGGCAGCAATGTTGTACAAGATCACGCCTCTCAGCCTCTGTTCTCCAACGTTAACGAGAACAAACTGAAGAACATAACCACTGTCTCCC GGTTCATGAAACTCCTGGACAACTATGAGCGATCCATCGGCATGTCAGAACGAGTCACAACAGAGGAGCTGACAGAGACCAGTCTCTTCCTGGATGCCGTCTTAGAGACAGATGTCATGAAG CGGGCTCATAAGTACCTGGTGAGCAAAGGACAGTCCAGCTCCAACCTGGGGCTCTTTAAGAGTCAGCTGCATTTGATCTGGTTCAAGCTCTACCACAGACAGCGAAACACAGG GCTGGACTCCAGTGGATTCGAGCATGTGTTTGTTGGAGAGACTAAATCTGGAACAGAAATCATCGGTTTCCATAACTGGATCCAGTTCTACCTGCAAGAAAAAAGCACGCACTTGGACTATAAAGGATACAAGGCCAGAGAACGTGACATA CCCGATCAAGACGACCACGTTCTGAACCTCCAGTTCAGCTGGCACGGCACAGTGAAGCCCGTTGGCAGCGCCTTCATCGGGACCAGCCCGGAGTTTGAGATGGCGCTCTTCACCATCGTTTTCCTCATGAACACAGAGAGGAGCACCACAGTGCTGGTCAACATCGACCAGTGTCAGATGGAGCTGGTGGTCATCAGACACGGACGCTCCCTCGGGAATCCGTATCCCAAGCTGCTCAGCAGCAACAACCGACACGTTAGGCAGTACTCACACTGA